CCCTGCTTCTGGTTGTTGGCCTCGATGACGGCTTCTCGAATGGTCCGGGCGTTCTCCAGGAGGGAGGCGCTGCGCTCGTCGAAGCCGATCAGCACCACGGTCCGGCCGAGGCTTCGCAGCTGGTCGAGGAAGTGGTAGCGGGGCCTGTTCGGGTTCTGCTCGTCGGGGAGGTTGTCGTTCAGGCCGTTGTAGAGGACCGCGGGGTCGGTCGCACCGAGCTCGAACCCGTCGGCGATCAGTACAGGGCGCGTGAACTGTTCGTCCGCACCGAGGTGGACCCACGCCTTTCCGAACGGCAGATCCCAGGTGGCATGCGGACGCGGTGCCGAGACCGGTGTCTTCGGGGTGGCCGTGAGCGGGGAGCCGAACGTCAGGCTGCCAAGTGACGCCTCGGACCTGACCTCTTCTGCGGGCATGAGCACTCCTTGCGTGCTTCGGTACCGGACCGCCGGCAGGGGCGACGGCGGAGAGACGAAATCAGCATGACCCGGGCATATGACCGAGACGGAGGGTGTCGCTTCCCTCTCACTCGCACAGCGGCACAACAACACACAAAGGGCTGCGGGACTGCGGATCGGAACGCTCGGCCCGGTTCAGCCGCTACGGCTTCACCGCCACGAGGACGACGACAGCGGGGAGGGCCGACCGGGCCGGCCGCACAAGGTGGAGGCATGGATCGGCGCTCGCAAGCCGGGCGCGGCCACGGCCGACCACGGGCCGAGCCCGGCCGCAGGCCGCCTCCGGGCCAGGTGCGGTCACGGCCGGTCCAGGACGGGCTCAGTCGTGGTCGCCGGCCTCCGCGAGGCGGCGTTCCGCGCTTTCCAGGAGCATGTCAAGGGCCGTCGGATAGGCGCTGGTCACCATGCGTCCGGCGAGCAGGGGGGCCGCCTCGGCGATGCGGGGGTGGGTGGTGCGGGGCAGGCGGGCGTAGGTCGAGTGCCACTTGTCCTCGTCGGCCCGCTGGGAGGCGCTCGGCAGGGCCAGTGAGGCGGCGTCGAGGGCGGCGAAGGCCAGCGTCTGGTCGATGAAGGCGTGGTAGACGGCGACGGTCTCCGGCAGGGAGAACCCGCCCGTGCGCAGCACGTCCAGGACCGCCTCGTCCGCCGCCAGCTCGTGGGCCCGCCCGGTGACCCGGTTCGCGGTCAGCAGCGCCGCCTGCGGGTGGGCGACGTACGCGGCGTGGATGCGCAGCCCGATCGCGCGGAGGTCGGGCCGCCACCGCCCGGTGGGCCGCCAGCCGTCCAGCGCCTGTCCGATCAGCGCGTCGCCGATGGCCAGGGTGAGGTCGTCCATGCCCCGGAAGTACCGGTACAGGGTGCTCGGATCGCAGTCCAGCGCGAGGCCCAGACGGCGAGCGGTCAGACCCGCGCTGCCGTGCTCGCGCAGCAGACGCAGCGCGGTCTCGACGATCAGCGGCTCCGACAGCACGGTGCCGCCGCGTGTCGGACGGCGCCGGCGGCGGTTCTCCTCGGGCACCACGGGCTTGGGCACGGCGGGTCCTCCCGGTCCTCCTGCGTCCTCGTGCCCCCGCACCTTATGCCAACGCCATTGACCTTACGACCGGCCGGGGCGTTGCATACGGGCCAGGACGCGCCCGACCCGTTTCGTTCGTACCGTGACATACAGGGAGATTCCGTCATGCGTGTACTGCTCGTGGGAGCCGGCGGTGTGGGTACCGCCATCACCCGGATCGCGGCCCGCCGCCCGTTCCTCGACCTGATGGTGGTCGCCGACTACGACCCGGCCCGCGCCGAGGCGGCGGTCGCGGCGCTCGGGGACGCCTCGGACCGGTTCCTCGCCGAGCGCGTGGACGCGGGCGACGAGGCCGGTGTGGCCCGGCTGCTCGCCCGGCACGGCTGCGACGTGCTGCTGAACGCCACCGACCCGCGGTTCGTGATGCCGCTGTTCCGTGCGGCCCGGGCGGCCGGCGTCGGCTATGTCGACATGGCGATGTCCCTGTCCCGGCCGCATCCCGAGCAGCCGTACGAGAAGTGCGGGGTCATGCTCGGCGACGAGCAGTTCGCGCTGTCCGCCGAGTGGGAGAAGGAGGGGGCGCTCGCCCTGGTCGGCATGGGCGTGGAGCCCGGCCTCTCGGACGTCTTCGCCCGCCACGCGGCCGACGAACTCTTCGACACCATCGACGAGATCGGCGTCCGCGACGGTGCGAACCTCACCGTCGACGGCTACGACTTCGCGCCGTCCTTCAGCATCTGGACCACCATCGAGGAGTGCCTGAACCCGCCGGTCGTCTACGAGGAGGAGCGCGGCTGGTTCACCACCGAGCCGTTCAGCGAGCCCGAGGTGTTCGACTTCCCGGCGGGCATCGGACCGGTGGAGTGCGTGAACGTGGAGCACGAGGAGGTGCTGCTCGTACCGCGCTGGGTCGGTGCGCGGCGCGTCACGTTCAAGTACGGCCTCGGCGCGGAGTTCATCGAGACCCTGAAGACCCTGCACCGGCTGGGACTTGACCGTACGTCACCGGTGACGGTGCCGGGCCCGGACGGACCGGTGGCGGTCTCGCCGCGGGACGTGGTCGCGGCGTGCCTGCCCGACCCGGCGACGCTGGGCGACCGGATGCGCGGCAAGACGTGCGCGGGCACCTGGGTGCGCGGCACCAAGGACGGTGCGCCGCGCGAGGTCTACCTGTACCACGTGGTCGACAACGAGTGGTCCATGGCGGAGTACGGTTGTCAGGCGGTGGTGTGGCAGACGGCGGTCAATCCGGTCGTCGCCCTCGAACTCCTCGCCACCGGTGCCTGGTCGGGCACGGGCGTCCTCGGCCCCGAGGCCTTCCCCGCGCGTCCGTTCCTCGACCTGCTGACCGCGTACGAATCCCCCTGGGGCCTGCGCGAGCAGTGACCGGGGCGAGGTCTCTCTCGTCCGATCCCTGCCGGTTCCTTGTTTCACGCGGCGTTGAGCGGTCACCCGAACCCGAAGCACGCAAACGACAGGGCGCACGACACGACAGCAGGAGACTTCGATGCAGAACTGGCGCGACCATGCCGCGTGCCGTCAGGAGGACCCCGACCTGTTCTTCCCGATCGGCACCACCGGCCCCGCTCAGGTGCAGGCCCAGCAGGCGAAGAGGGTCTGCGGGCACTGCCCGGTCCGTGAGCAGTGTCTCGACTGGGCGCTGGAGACGGGACAGAGCATCGGCATCTGGGGCGGTACGACGGAGACGGAGCGGCGCTCCCTGCGGCGCCGCGCCCGCTCCCGGCCACGCTCGGGCTGACCCCGGGCGGGCGGCTCGCCGTCGGGGCCCCGGCCCGTCCCCCTGGTCCTGGAGGATCCGGTGAGACGGGCCGGGGCCTTGCCGTGCGGCGGGTGGGCCCAGGCGTACGGCGGACCCTCGAAGCAGGCGCGGACGGGCGGTCGCGCTCTCAGGAGGCGTCGCCGGGCGGTGCGGCCGCGGGCAGCCGCAGGGTGAAGACGGTGCCGGTGCCGGGTTCGCTCGTGGCCCGGGCGGTGCCGCCGTGGGCGGCGACCAGGTGCCGGACGATCGGCAGTCCGAGTCCGCTGCCGCCGGTGCGGCGGCTGCGGGACTTCTCGGCCCGCCAGAACCGGTCGAACACGTGCGGCAGATCCTCGGGGGCGATGCCGCTGCCGGTGTCGGCGACGGTGAGGACGACCTGCTCGCCGTCCCGGCGGGCGGTCAGCGTGACCGTGCCCTCGGCGGGGGTGTGCCGCAGCGCGTTGGAGACCAGGTTCCCGAGGGCCTGGCGCATCCGGACCGGGTCGGCGTCGAGCCAGGCGGTGCCGTCGGCGTCGGCGCGCAGGGTGACCCCGGCGGTGCGGGCGGCCACCCGGTGGGCGGCCGCCACCTGGTCGAGCAGGTCGGCGGCGCGCAGCGGCTCGCGGTGCACGCGCAGGGTGCCCGCGTCGGCGGCGGCGAGGTCCTGGAGGTCGTCGATGATCCGCTGGAGCACGAGTGCCTCCTCGTGCAGGGAGGCGAGCAGTTCCGGGTCCGGGTCGACGACGCCGTCGCGGACCACCTCCAGCCAGCCGCGGATGTTGGTGAGCGGGCTGCGCAGTTCGTGGGCGATGTCGCTGACCATGGCCTTGCGCTGGGCCTCCAGGCGCTCCCGGCGCTCGGTCAGGTCGTTGAACGCCTCCGCGAGGATGCCGATCTCGTCCCGGGTGGCCACGGGGACGCGGACGTGCAGTTCGGGCGGCTGCTGCGCGGCCTCGGTCAGGGCGCGCAGCGGCCGGGAGAGCCGCAGGGCGACCAGGGCGGTGACGGCGACGGTGACGGCGAGCACCAGGCCGGCCGCGCCGACCACCTTGGCCTTGTTGGCCGGTGACATGTCGAACCGGGAGGGGTTCTGGTCGCCGATGCCGAGGAACAGCTCGGCCACCGGGGCGACGTAGGGCTCCAGCTGGGTGCGGCGGGCGGTCTGCACACAGCCCTGGGCGGCCTGCCCGAGCCGGGTGCCGGAGCGGGCGTACTTGTACAGCGGGTAGCCGCCCACGAGGTCGCGGCCGCCGGGGTCGACGGTGAGGAACACGGGCCCCTCGATGTCCAGGCCCGCGCGCCGCAGGCAGGGCCGGGTGAGCTCGGAGAGTTCGTCCAGGGCCCTGCGTTCCGTCGGAGTGGGGGTGTTCAGCCGGCCGTCCGCGCACTGTTCGGCGGCGTAGGAGGTGTCGGTGCCGTCGGGGCTGCTGAGCACGGGACGCCCGCCGGGGGTCCGCTCCACGGTGGAGTCGACCCCGAAACGCTCGTAGCAGCGTTTGCGTTCGGCGGCCAGCGTGTCCAGTTCCGCCCGCTCGGCGGCCGTGACCCGGTACGGCCCGACCGCGCGCGGGTCGATGCCGCTGAGCTGGGCGCCGGTCTCGGTCCAGGTGTCGGTGCGCAGCGGGTCGACGGTGGCGGCCGGGCGCGGCGGCAGCGGGGTGCCGCGGGGCGCGGAGTCGGCGAGGACGGTGCGGTCCGCTGTGGTCAGGGCGATCCGGCGGCCGGTGCTCGCGGCGAGGTCGCGGACGGTGCGGCGCACGCCGGTCCAGTCGGTGTGGGTGGCGGCGTAGCCGCTGAGCCGGGCCAGGATGCTGTTGTCGGCCGCGAGGTCCTGGCCCTGTTCCTCCTTCAGGGCGCTGGTGGTGGTCGTGACGGCGAGCCAGGCGGTGGCCGCGACCGAGCAGACGGCGATGAGGGCGGAGACGGACAGCAGCCGGACGAGCAGCCGTTTGCGCAGCGGTGTCCGGCGCGCGGCCGCCGTCCCGCGTCTCACGGCCGGCCGCCGCTGAGCTTGTAGCCGACGCCGAACACGGTCACCAGGCGGACCGGCCGCCGCGGGTCGGCCTCGATCTTCCGGCGCAGGTTCATGATGTGCACGTCGACGGCCCGTTCGGTGGAGGACCGGTCGAAACCGCGGGTGCACTGCAGCAGTTGCCGCCGGGAGAACACCCGGTCCGGTTCGGCCGCCATGGCCAGCAGGATCTGGAACTCGGCCGGGGTGCACTCCACCGGGACGCCGTCGCAGCGCACCTCGTGCCGCACCGGGTGGACGCTGAGCCCGCCGGCGCGGACGACCGGGTCGTCCTCGCGGGCGCTCGCGCCCCGCCCACCGCGTCTGAGGACGGTGCGGATCCGGGCCATCAGCTCGCGCGGGCTGTACGGCTTGGTCATGTAGTCGTCGGCGCCCAGTTCCAGGCCGAGCAGCACGTCGTCCTCGGCCGACCGGGCGGTGAGCATGACGACGGGCAGGTCCGGGTCCTCGGCGTCGGCGCGCAGCACCCGGCACACGCCGAAGCCGTCGATCACCGGGAGCATCAGGTCCAGCACCAGCAGGTCGGGCCTGAGCCGGCGGACCGCGTCGAGCGCGGCGGCCCCGTCGTGCACCACCGTGGCGGTGTGTCCCTCGGCCAGCAGGGAGCGGCGGATCAGTTCGGCCTGCTTCTCGTCGTCCTCGGCGACCAGTACATGTGCGCACACGAGTTCGGATCCTAGGCGGCTCAGCGGGCGAGCCAGTCGGCGTACCCCATGACGACGACCGGGTGCCGGTGGGGGTCGAGGGTGCGCAGCAGTCCCCGCATGTGCGGCCGGGCGACGCCGACGCAGCCGTGGGTGGGGCCTCCGTGGCCGACGTGCAGCCGGACTCCGCCGCCCCGGCCGGGTCCGAGCGGGCGGGTCCAGTCCAGCGGCGAGGTGCCCCGGGCGCGGTTGTAGTCGATGGCGACGACGTAGTCGAAGGCGCCGGCCAGCGGCTCGCCCTGGAAGCCGGTGCCGCGCGTGGTGAACCCGGTGGAGCGGTGGTACGGGAGCCTGCTCCCGGGGTCG
Above is a genomic segment from Streptomyces collinus Tu 365 containing:
- a CDS encoding TetR/AcrR family transcriptional regulator, producing the protein MPKPVVPEENRRRRRPTRGGTVLSEPLIVETALRLLREHGSAGLTARRLGLALDCDPSTLYRYFRGMDDLTLAIGDALIGQALDGWRPTGRWRPDLRAIGLRIHAAYVAHPQAALLTANRVTGRAHELAADEAVLDVLRTGGFSLPETVAVYHAFIDQTLAFAALDAASLALPSASQRADEDKWHSTYARLPRTTHPRIAEAAPLLAGRMVTSAYPTALDMLLESAERRLAEAGDHD
- a CDS encoding saccharopine dehydrogenase family protein, translated to MRVLLVGAGGVGTAITRIAARRPFLDLMVVADYDPARAEAAVAALGDASDRFLAERVDAGDEAGVARLLARHGCDVLLNATDPRFVMPLFRAARAAGVGYVDMAMSLSRPHPEQPYEKCGVMLGDEQFALSAEWEKEGALALVGMGVEPGLSDVFARHAADELFDTIDEIGVRDGANLTVDGYDFAPSFSIWTTIEECLNPPVVYEEERGWFTTEPFSEPEVFDFPAGIGPVECVNVEHEEVLLVPRWVGARRVTFKYGLGAEFIETLKTLHRLGLDRTSPVTVPGPDGPVAVSPRDVVAACLPDPATLGDRMRGKTCAGTWVRGTKDGAPREVYLYHVVDNEWSMAEYGCQAVVWQTAVNPVVALELLATGAWSGTGVLGPEAFPARPFLDLLTAYESPWGLREQ
- a CDS encoding WhiB family transcriptional regulator, which gives rise to MQNWRDHAACRQEDPDLFFPIGTTGPAQVQAQQAKRVCGHCPVREQCLDWALETGQSIGIWGGTTETERRSLRRRARSRPRSG
- a CDS encoding sensor histidine kinase — protein: MRRGTAAARRTPLRKRLLVRLLSVSALIAVCSVAATAWLAVTTTTSALKEEQGQDLAADNSILARLSGYAATHTDWTGVRRTVRDLAASTGRRIALTTADRTVLADSAPRGTPLPPRPAATVDPLRTDTWTETGAQLSGIDPRAVGPYRVTAAERAELDTLAAERKRCYERFGVDSTVERTPGGRPVLSSPDGTDTSYAAEQCADGRLNTPTPTERRALDELSELTRPCLRRAGLDIEGPVFLTVDPGGRDLVGGYPLYKYARSGTRLGQAAQGCVQTARRTQLEPYVAPVAELFLGIGDQNPSRFDMSPANKAKVVGAAGLVLAVTVAVTALVALRLSRPLRALTEAAQQPPELHVRVPVATRDEIGILAEAFNDLTERRERLEAQRKAMVSDIAHELRSPLTNIRGWLEVVRDGVVDPDPELLASLHEEALVLQRIIDDLQDLAAADAGTLRVHREPLRAADLLDQVAAAHRVAARTAGVTLRADADGTAWLDADPVRMRQALGNLVSNALRHTPAEGTVTLTARRDGEQVVLTVADTGSGIAPEDLPHVFDRFWRAEKSRSRRTGGSGLGLPIVRHLVAAHGGTARATSEPGTGTVFTLRLPAAAPPGDAS
- a CDS encoding response regulator transcription factor, with translation MCAHVLVAEDDEKQAELIRRSLLAEGHTATVVHDGAAALDAVRRLRPDLLVLDLMLPVIDGFGVCRVLRADAEDPDLPVVMLTARSAEDDVLLGLELGADDYMTKPYSPRELMARIRTVLRRGGRGASAREDDPVVRAGGLSVHPVRHEVRCDGVPVECTPAEFQILLAMAAEPDRVFSRRQLLQCTRGFDRSSTERAVDVHIMNLRRKIEADPRRPVRLVTVFGVGYKLSGGRP